A single window of Gossypium hirsutum isolate 1008001.06 chromosome A10, Gossypium_hirsutum_v2.1, whole genome shotgun sequence DNA harbors:
- the LOC107896825 gene encoding protein FATTY ACID EXPORT 3, chloroplastic isoform X2, protein MYSIKSLNPTCALLPLKTLSRASASPLPPCLSPSLRLKPTSGRRVSLAAPRGLALSFRPLDRRLSFSQSVVAFAASHEESHSEIEVEREKNEESSNEAWQRALEAFKEQALKMQNVSQEAYEIYFKKALVTLKETSEQLKIQAEKARNDLIEIVKETSEEGKVYLSTAAENSPPQVKEIVGTYYSSADDFNDISKVLDFHVGIPYGIILSVGGFLSFMLTGSVSAIRFGVILGGALLASSVSSLKLYKGGQSSPLAIKGQAVISSVLFFRALSSLIQTSTLGTFLTTLVSGAVAAFYVYKLLPNDKPGLKPGIGN, encoded by the exons ATGTATTCGATCAAAAGTCTTAACCCTACCTGCGCCTTGCTGCCGTTGAAGACACTTAGCCGTGCTTCCGCTTCTCCGTTGCCACCGTGTTTGTCGCCGTCTCTACGGCTCAAGCCCACTTCTGGCCGCAGAGTCTCTCTCGCCGCTCCTAGAGGTTTAGCCCTAAGTTTTCGCCCACTCGATCGGCGGCTTTCCTTCAGCCAATCTGTTGTCGCTTTCGCAGCTTCCCACGAGGAATCA CATTCGGAAATAGAAGTGGAGAGAGAAAAGAATGAAGAATCATCAAATGAAGCATGGCAACGAGCTTTAgaagctttcaaagaacaagcctTGAAGATGCAGAACGTGTCCCAAGAAGCTTACGAGATTTACTTCAAGAAAGCTTTGGTTACTCTGAAAGAAACTTCGGAGCAGCTTAAGATTCAAGCAGAAAAGGCCAGAAACGATCTGattgaaatagtaaaagaaaCCAGTGAAGAAGGCAAAGTTTACCTCTCAACGGCAGCCGAGAATTCCCCTCCACAAGTCAAAGAAATTGTCGGAACATACTATTCCTCTGCCGATGATTTCAATGACATTTCCAAAGTTCTTGACTTTCACGTCGGCATACCTTATG GTATCATTCTTTCAGTCGGGGGATTCCTTTCTTTCATGTTGACAGGGAGTGTTTCTGCAATTAGGTTCGGTGTTATTCTAGGTGGAGCTCTTTTAGCATCAAGTGTATCAAGCTTAAAATTATACAAAGGAGGACAGTCTTCTCCTCTTGCCATCAAAGGGCAAGCAG TCATCTCATCTGTCTTATTTTTTAGGGCGTTAAGCTCACTGATTCAG ACATCAACTCTGGGCACCTTTCTCACAACCTTAGTCAG TGGTGCGGTGGCGGCATTCTATGTGTACAAGCTTCTACCAAATGACAAGCCAGGCTTAAAACCTGGGATAGGAAATTGA
- the LOC107896825 gene encoding protein FATTY ACID EXPORT 3, chloroplastic isoform X1 → MYSIKSLNPTCALLPLKTLSRASASPLPPCLSPSLRLKPTSGRRVSLAAPRGLALSFRPLDRRLSFSQSVVAFAASHEESKHSEIEVEREKNEESSNEAWQRALEAFKEQALKMQNVSQEAYEIYFKKALVTLKETSEQLKIQAEKARNDLIEIVKETSEEGKVYLSTAAENSPPQVKEIVGTYYSSADDFNDISKVLDFHVGIPYGIILSVGGFLSFMLTGSVSAIRFGVILGGALLASSVSSLKLYKGGQSSPLAIKGQAVISSVLFFRALSSLIQTSTLGTFLTTLVSGAVAAFYVYKLLPNDKPGLKPGIGN, encoded by the exons ATGTATTCGATCAAAAGTCTTAACCCTACCTGCGCCTTGCTGCCGTTGAAGACACTTAGCCGTGCTTCCGCTTCTCCGTTGCCACCGTGTTTGTCGCCGTCTCTACGGCTCAAGCCCACTTCTGGCCGCAGAGTCTCTCTCGCCGCTCCTAGAGGTTTAGCCCTAAGTTTTCGCCCACTCGATCGGCGGCTTTCCTTCAGCCAATCTGTTGTCGCTTTCGCAGCTTCCCACGAGGAATCA AAGCATTCGGAAATAGAAGTGGAGAGAGAAAAGAATGAAGAATCATCAAATGAAGCATGGCAACGAGCTTTAgaagctttcaaagaacaagcctTGAAGATGCAGAACGTGTCCCAAGAAGCTTACGAGATTTACTTCAAGAAAGCTTTGGTTACTCTGAAAGAAACTTCGGAGCAGCTTAAGATTCAAGCAGAAAAGGCCAGAAACGATCTGattgaaatagtaaaagaaaCCAGTGAAGAAGGCAAAGTTTACCTCTCAACGGCAGCCGAGAATTCCCCTCCACAAGTCAAAGAAATTGTCGGAACATACTATTCCTCTGCCGATGATTTCAATGACATTTCCAAAGTTCTTGACTTTCACGTCGGCATACCTTATG GTATCATTCTTTCAGTCGGGGGATTCCTTTCTTTCATGTTGACAGGGAGTGTTTCTGCAATTAGGTTCGGTGTTATTCTAGGTGGAGCTCTTTTAGCATCAAGTGTATCAAGCTTAAAATTATACAAAGGAGGACAGTCTTCTCCTCTTGCCATCAAAGGGCAAGCAG TCATCTCATCTGTCTTATTTTTTAGGGCGTTAAGCTCACTGATTCAG ACATCAACTCTGGGCACCTTTCTCACAACCTTAGTCAG TGGTGCGGTGGCGGCATTCTATGTGTACAAGCTTCTACCAAATGACAAGCCAGGCTTAAAACCTGGGATAGGAAATTGA
- the LOC107896826 gene encoding vacuolar-sorting receptor 1 isoform X2 translates to MRENSWFVICMWVLLVGNCLGRFVVEKNSLKVTSPESIKGVYECAIGNFGVPQYGGTLVGTVVYPKANQGACKSFDDFDISFKSKPGGLPTFLLVDRGDCFFTLKAWNAQKAGAAAILVADSKDEPLITMDTPEEENANAEYLQNITIPSALISKSLGDSLKKALNGGEMVNMNLDWRESLPHPDERVEYEFWTNSNDECGPKCDSQIEFVKNFKGAAQILERKGYTMFTPHYITWYCPEAFILSKQCKSQCINHGRYCAPDPEQDFSKGYDGKDVVVQNLRQACLFKVANESGKPWLWWDYVTDFAIRCPMKEKKYNKECADKVIQALGVDLNKVDKCIGDTEADVDNPVLKAEQDAQIGKGSRGDVTILPTLVINNRQYRGKLDRGAVLKAICAGFQETTEPAICLTEDIQTNECLENNGGCWQDKSANITACRDTFRGRVCECPLVNGVKFSGDGYTHCEASAALRCEINNGGCWRETREGRTYSACIDDHSHGCKCPYGFRGDGVKSCEDVDECKEKLACQCPGCKCKNTWGSYECSCSGGSLYMREHDTCISKNVKTEVSWGSVWVIILGLVAAGAGGYAIYKYRIRRYMDSEIRAIMAQYMPLDNQPNNVHHPDI, encoded by the exons ATGAGGGAAAATTCTTGGTTTGTAATTTGCATGTGGGTTTTGTTAGTGGGGAATTGTTTGGGGAGGTTTGTGGTGGAGAAGAACAGCTTGAAGGTGACTTCGCCGGAATCAATCAAAGGGGTTTATGAGTGTGCGATTGGGAATTTTGGGGTTCCTCAGTATGGGGGTACCTTGGTTGGCACTGTTGTTTATCCTAAAGCTAATCAAGGCGCTTGCAAGTCCTTCGATGATTTTGACATCTCTTTCAAATCAAAGCCTGGGGGATTACCCACTTTTCTCCTTGTTGATCGTGGAG ATTGTTTCTTCACCTTGAAGGCATGGAATGCTCAGAAAGCTGGAGCTGCTGCTATTCTTGTTGCTGACAGCAAGGATGAGCCCTTGATTACCATGGATACCCCTGAAGAAGAAAATGCTAATGCTGAATACCTGCAGAACATCACCATTCCATCAGCCCTTATCAGTAAATCACTAGGGGACAGCCTCAAGAAGGCCCTTAACGGTGGGGAGATGGTTAATATGAATCTTGACTGGAGGGAGTCACTTCCTCATCCTGATGAACGGGTTGAGTATGAGTTCTGGACAAATAGCAACGATGAGTGTGGGCCAAAGTGTGACAGCCAGATAGAATTTGTCAAGAACTTCAAAGGAGCTGCTCAAATACTTGAGCGGAAGGGCTACACTATGTTCACCCCCCACTATATAACTTGGTATTGCCCTGAAGcttttattttgagcaaacaGTGCAAGTCACAGTGTATCAATCATGGGAGGTACTGTGCTCCAGATCCTGAGCAAGACTTCAGTAAAGGTTATGATGGTAAAGATGTGGTGGTTCAAAATCTTCGCCAAGCTTGCTTGTTCAAAGTTGCCAATGAAAGTGGAAAGCCATGGCTTTGGTGGGATTATGTTACGGACTTTGCTATCCGCTGCCCGATGAAAGAGAAGAAATATAACAAGGAGTGTGCTGATAAAGTTATCCAAGCCCTTG GTGTTGATCTCAATAAAGTAGACAAATGTATTGGAGACACTGAGGCTGATGTGGACAACCCAGTGCTGAAAGCTGAGCAAGATGCACAG ATTGGAAAAGGCTCCCGTGGAGATGTAACTATACTGCCAACCCTTGTGATAAACAACAGACAGTATAGAG GGAAGTTGGACAGAGGAGCTGTTCTCAAGGCAATTTGTGCAGGTTTTCAAGAGACCACAGAGCCAGCAATTTGCTTAACTGAAG ATATACAAACTAACGAGTGCTTAGAAAACAATGGTGGTTGCTGGCAGGACAAAAGTGCCAACATAACTGCATGCAGG GATACCTTCCGGGGAAGAGTGTGCGAATGCCCGTTAGTTAATGGTGTGAAGTTTTCTGGAGATGGTTATACACATTGTGAAG CTTCTGCGGCTTTACGCTGTGAAATCAACAATGGAGGATGTTGGAGAGAAACACGGGAAGGAAGGACATACTCTGCTTGTATT GATGATCATTCACATGGTTGCAAGTGCCCATACGGATTCAGGGGTGATGGAGTCAAGAGCTGTGAAG ATGTTGATGAGTGCAAGGAGAAGCTGGCCTGCCAATGTCCTGGTTGCAAATGCAAAAATACCTGGGGCAGTTATGAGTGCAGCTGTAGTGGTGGTTCATTGTACATGCGAGAGCATGACACATGTATCA GTAAGAATGTTAAAACAGAGGTAAGCTGGGGCTCTGTTTGGGTAATAATTCTTGGATTGGTTGCTGCTGGAGCTGGAGGGTATGCCATTTACAAATACAGAATCCGG AGATACATGGATTCAGAGATTCGGGCTATAATGGCACAATACATGCCATTGGATAATCAACCAAACAACGTTCATCATCCAGACATTTAA
- the LOC107896826 gene encoding vacuolar-sorting receptor 1 isoform X1, with the protein MRENSWFVICMWVLLVGNCLGRFVVEKNSLKVTSPESIKGVYECAIGNFGVPQYGGTLVGTVVYPKANQGACKSFDDFDISFKSKPGGLPTFLLVDRGDCFFTLKAWNAQKAGAAAILVADSKDEPLITMDTPEEENANAEYLQNITIPSALISKSLGDSLKKALNGGEMVNMNLDWRESLPHPDERVEYEFWTNSNDECGPKCDSQIEFVKNFKGAAQILERKGYTMFTPHYITWYCPEAFILSKQCKSQCINHGRYCAPDPEQDFSKGYDGKDVVVQNLRQACLFKVANESGKPWLWWDYVTDFAIRCPMKEKKYNKECADKVIQALGVDLNKVDKCIGDTEADVDNPVLKAEQDAQIGKGSRGDVTILPTLVINNRQYRGKLDRGAVLKAICAGFQETTEPAICLTEDIQTNECLENNGGCWQDKSANITACRDTFRGRVCECPLVNGVKFSGDGYTHCEASAALRCEINNGGCWRETREGRTYSACIVSVSLSISLFISPSFSRFLSYSVLEWNVQDDHSHGCKCPYGFRGDGVKSCEDVDECKEKLACQCPGCKCKNTWGSYECSCSGGSLYMREHDTCISKNVKTEVSWGSVWVIILGLVAAGAGGYAIYKYRIRRYMDSEIRAIMAQYMPLDNQPNNVHHPDI; encoded by the exons ATGAGGGAAAATTCTTGGTTTGTAATTTGCATGTGGGTTTTGTTAGTGGGGAATTGTTTGGGGAGGTTTGTGGTGGAGAAGAACAGCTTGAAGGTGACTTCGCCGGAATCAATCAAAGGGGTTTATGAGTGTGCGATTGGGAATTTTGGGGTTCCTCAGTATGGGGGTACCTTGGTTGGCACTGTTGTTTATCCTAAAGCTAATCAAGGCGCTTGCAAGTCCTTCGATGATTTTGACATCTCTTTCAAATCAAAGCCTGGGGGATTACCCACTTTTCTCCTTGTTGATCGTGGAG ATTGTTTCTTCACCTTGAAGGCATGGAATGCTCAGAAAGCTGGAGCTGCTGCTATTCTTGTTGCTGACAGCAAGGATGAGCCCTTGATTACCATGGATACCCCTGAAGAAGAAAATGCTAATGCTGAATACCTGCAGAACATCACCATTCCATCAGCCCTTATCAGTAAATCACTAGGGGACAGCCTCAAGAAGGCCCTTAACGGTGGGGAGATGGTTAATATGAATCTTGACTGGAGGGAGTCACTTCCTCATCCTGATGAACGGGTTGAGTATGAGTTCTGGACAAATAGCAACGATGAGTGTGGGCCAAAGTGTGACAGCCAGATAGAATTTGTCAAGAACTTCAAAGGAGCTGCTCAAATACTTGAGCGGAAGGGCTACACTATGTTCACCCCCCACTATATAACTTGGTATTGCCCTGAAGcttttattttgagcaaacaGTGCAAGTCACAGTGTATCAATCATGGGAGGTACTGTGCTCCAGATCCTGAGCAAGACTTCAGTAAAGGTTATGATGGTAAAGATGTGGTGGTTCAAAATCTTCGCCAAGCTTGCTTGTTCAAAGTTGCCAATGAAAGTGGAAAGCCATGGCTTTGGTGGGATTATGTTACGGACTTTGCTATCCGCTGCCCGATGAAAGAGAAGAAATATAACAAGGAGTGTGCTGATAAAGTTATCCAAGCCCTTG GTGTTGATCTCAATAAAGTAGACAAATGTATTGGAGACACTGAGGCTGATGTGGACAACCCAGTGCTGAAAGCTGAGCAAGATGCACAG ATTGGAAAAGGCTCCCGTGGAGATGTAACTATACTGCCAACCCTTGTGATAAACAACAGACAGTATAGAG GGAAGTTGGACAGAGGAGCTGTTCTCAAGGCAATTTGTGCAGGTTTTCAAGAGACCACAGAGCCAGCAATTTGCTTAACTGAAG ATATACAAACTAACGAGTGCTTAGAAAACAATGGTGGTTGCTGGCAGGACAAAAGTGCCAACATAACTGCATGCAGG GATACCTTCCGGGGAAGAGTGTGCGAATGCCCGTTAGTTAATGGTGTGAAGTTTTCTGGAGATGGTTATACACATTGTGAAG CTTCTGCGGCTTTACGCTGTGAAATCAACAATGGAGGATGTTGGAGAGAAACACGGGAAGGAAGGACATACTCTGCTTGTATTGTGAGTGTCTCTCTGTCTATCTCTTTATTTATCTCTCCATCATTTTCCCGGTTTCTTAGTTATTCGGTTCTGGAATGGAATGTTCAGGATGATCATTCACATGGTTGCAAGTGCCCATACGGATTCAGGGGTGATGGAGTCAAGAGCTGTGAAG ATGTTGATGAGTGCAAGGAGAAGCTGGCCTGCCAATGTCCTGGTTGCAAATGCAAAAATACCTGGGGCAGTTATGAGTGCAGCTGTAGTGGTGGTTCATTGTACATGCGAGAGCATGACACATGTATCA GTAAGAATGTTAAAACAGAGGTAAGCTGGGGCTCTGTTTGGGTAATAATTCTTGGATTGGTTGCTGCTGGAGCTGGAGGGTATGCCATTTACAAATACAGAATCCGG AGATACATGGATTCAGAGATTCGGGCTATAATGGCACAATACATGCCATTGGATAATCAACCAAACAACGTTCATCATCCAGACATTTAA